The following proteins come from a genomic window of Larimichthys crocea isolate SSNF chromosome XV, L_crocea_2.0, whole genome shotgun sequence:
- the mmp9 gene encoding matrix metalloproteinase-9, translating into MRCCALTVCLLLGISIQDGWSLPLKSVFVTFPGDIIKNMTDSELAENYLNKFGYMDTMKRSGFQSMVSTAKALKAMQKQMGLEETGELDKPTIEAMKRPRCGVPDVGNYKTFDGDLKWDHHDVTYRIMRYTPDMDISLVDDAFARAFKVWSDVTPLTFTRLFDGTADIMISFGKADHGDPYPFDGKNGLLAHAYPPGEGMQGDAHFDDDEYWTLGKGAAVKTHYGNANGAMCHFPFTFEGKSYTTCTTDGRTDNLEWCATTADYSRDKKFGFCPSELLYTFGGNAGGDKCVFPFVFLGKEYDSCTTEGRSDGYRWCATTDNFDTDKKFGFCPSHGNAVTGGNSEGESCHFPFEFLGKQYDSCTSEGRGDGKLWCSTTDSYDNDKKWGFCQDDGYSLFLVAAHEFGHALGLDHSSIREALMYPMYSYVEDFSLHPDDIEGIQYLYGRKTGPDPTPPQPIPTTTDYEIDPTDVPETTEAPTTTTTTTTRPVDPTKDACKITKFDTITVIGAELHFFKDGNYWKMSDRSDEGPKGPFAISEKWPALPAVIDSAFEDLLTRKLYFFSGTRFWVYSGQSVLGPRNIEKLGLPNTVQKVEGALQRGKGKVLLFSGESFWRLDVKAQKIDKGYPRYTDAVFGGIPNDAHDVFQYKGHFYFCRDRFYWRMNSRRQVDRVGYVKYDLLKCSDSSSNRY; encoded by the exons ATGAGATGCTGTGCTTTAACTGTATGTTTGCTTCTGGGGATAAGCATTCAGGATGGATGGAGCCTTCCCCTCAAATCAGTCTTTGTCACCTTCCCAGGAGAcatcatcaaaaacatgacGGATTCGGAGCTGGCAGAA AATTATCTGAATAAGTTTGGCTACATGGACACAATGAAACGCAGTGGCTTTCAGTCCATGGTGTCAACTGCCAAGGCTTTGAAGGCGATGCAGAAGCAGATGGGTCTGGAGGAGACTGGAGAACTGGACAAGCCAACCATAGAGGCCATGAAACGTCCTCGCTGTGGGGTGCCTGATGTTGGCAACTATAAAACATTTGACGGAGACCTCAAATGGGACCATCACGATGTCACTTATAG GATCATGAGGTACACTCCAGACATGGACATCTCTCTGGTCGATGACGCCTTCGCCAGAGCCTTCAAGGTGTGGAGTGATGTAACCCCCCTGACTTTTACCCGCCTCTTCGATGGGACGGCTGACATCATGATATCATTTGGAAAAGCCG ACCATGGTGACCCATACCCATTTGATGGTAAGAATGGCCTTCTTGCCCATGCTTATCCACCTGGTGAGGGCATGCAGGGAGATGCCCactttgatgatgatgagtaCTGGACTTTGGGAAAAGGAGCAG CTGTGAAGACTCACTATGGAAATGCCAATGGTGCCATGTGCCACTTCCCCTTCACTTTCGAGGGCAAATCCTACACCACCTGTACTACTGATGGCCGTACAGACAACCTGGAATGGTGCGCCACAACAGCTGACTACAGTAGAGACAAGAAATTTGGCTTCTGCCCAAGTGAAC TACTGTACACATTTGGAGGAAACGCTGGCGGAGATAAGTGCGTCTTCCCCTTCGTATTTCTGGGGAAGGAATATGACAGCTGCACCACAGAGGGCCGCAGCGATGGTTACCGCTGGTGTGCCACCACAGACAACTTTGACACAGACAAGAAATTTGGCTTCTGTCCCAGTCATG GCAATGCTGTAACCGGTGGAAATTCTGAGGGAGAGTCCTGCCACTTCCCCTTTGAGTTCCTGGGTAAACAGTATGACTCCTGCACTAGTGAGGGGCGAGGAGATGGCAAGTTGTGGTGCAGTACCACAGACAGCTATGACAATGACAAGAAATGGGGCTTCTGTCAAGACGATG GTTACAGTCTGTTCCTGGTGGCAGCCCATGAGTTTGGACATGCCCTTGGCCTGGATCACTCCAGCATAAGAGAGGCTCTCATGTACCCCATGTACAGCTACGTTGAAGACTTCTCCCTGCATCCAGATGACATCGAGGGGATCCAATATCTCTATG gacGCAAAACAGGCCCAGACCCCACCCCCCCTCAGCCCATCCCAACCACCACTGACTATGAGATTGACCCTACAGATGTACCTGAAACCACCGAAGCccccaccactaccaccactaccaccacacGACCAGTGGATCCAACCAAAGATGCCTGCAAGATCACCAAATTCGACACCATCACTGTGATTGGGGCAGAACTACATTTTTTCAAGGATGG AAATTACTGGAAGATGTCTGACAGGAGTGATGAAGGGCCCAAGGGACCATTTGCCATTTCTGAGAAGTGGCCAGCCCTGCCAGCAGTCATTGACTCTGCCTTTGAGGACCTTCTGACCAGGAAATTGTACTTCTTCTCAG GGACCCGATTCTGGGTATACTCCGGGCAGAGTGTCCTGGGTCCCCGTAACATTGAGAAGCTTGGTCTCCCCAACACTGTTCAGAAGGTGGAGGGAGCACTGCAGAGGGGGAAAGGCAAAGTGCTGCTCTTCAGCGGGGAGAGCTTCTGGAG GCTTGATGTGAAGGCCCAGAAAATCGACAAAGGGTACCCCAGGTACACAGATGCTGTCTTTGGTGGTATCCCCAATGATGCTCATGATGTATTCCAGTACAAAG GTCACTTCTACTTCTGCCGGGATCGTTTCTACTGGCGTATGAACTCCCGCAGACAGGTGGATCGTGTTGGATATGTAAAATACGACCTCCTCAAGTGCTCAGACTCTTCAAGCAATCGCTACTGA